Proteins co-encoded in one Leptospiraceae bacterium genomic window:
- a CDS encoding sterol desaturase family protein, translating into MKLLFFALAGLMFVIEKKYGRRELPASPKWYLRSISFTLVQSLVVFTLHSSLDAYFEKHRLYNLDGINEYAATGIAFLVMTFVSYWQHRIKHKFPFLWNYLHQVHHSPTRIELLTSFYRNPFEIIINMLIMSTVLLLGVGANRDVALNVVLLLGIADMFYHWNVKTPYWIGFIIQRPESHGIHHLQGVHAYNYGDLALWDMMFGTFKNLRNFRGRCGFKEEGETKILSMLKGIDMSDGKYYHKKVKKNSINNP; encoded by the coding sequence ATGAAACTTTTATTTTTTGCCCTTGCCGGGCTTATGTTTGTAATCGAAAAAAAATACGGACGAAGAGAGCTTCCGGCCAGCCCGAAATGGTATTTGCGATCCATTAGCTTTACTTTAGTTCAGTCCCTGGTAGTTTTCACCTTACATTCTTCCCTGGATGCTTATTTCGAAAAGCATCGACTTTATAACTTGGATGGAATAAATGAATATGCGGCTACCGGCATAGCCTTTTTGGTGATGACCTTTGTGAGTTACTGGCAACATAGAATTAAACATAAGTTTCCTTTTCTCTGGAATTATCTCCACCAGGTGCATCATAGTCCGACACGAATAGAGCTTCTTACCAGCTTTTATAGAAACCCTTTTGAAATTATTATAAATATGTTGATAATGAGTACCGTATTATTATTGGGAGTAGGGGCCAATCGAGATGTAGCTCTAAATGTTGTCCTTCTTTTGGGAATTGCCGATATGTTTTACCACTGGAATGTAAAGACTCCTTACTGGATAGGTTTTATTATACAGAGACCAGAATCCCACGGGATTCACCATTTACAGGGAGTACATGCCTATAACTATGGAGATTTAGCTTTATGGGATATGATGTTCGGAACTTTTAAGAATCTCCGAAACTTCCGTGGAAGATGCGGCTTTAAAGAAGAGGGGGAAACAAAAATCCTTTCTATGTTAAAAGGTATTGATATGTCCGATGGTAAATACTACCATAAAAAAGTAAAGAAAAATTCTATAAATAATCCTTAA
- a CDS encoding LTA synthase family protein, which yields MKTKLIQIFLVITIFLFQGFSIYFTETFVIKPIVGEHFLPVTNIPFPYLFNTFLLFFFYSILFFLSQKVFFSFLLSLNLFILLALIHAFKLKYLGSVLFLTDFYAAGLKTVFAVFPGLGWKFFLLLFLTVFSISIFLYLYILLYQKEKNSILSWAYRINLFLVPFSLILFYLNPEASFENFYRDVFRLKPNYMNTQIHYQTQGLLLSLLDNYKVLYRQTKPETYPQALESELDSYKSKPGKKVSLNVILILAETFWDPLQYPSLQISPDPIPFFRSLAQKNGGKIIVPGFGGGTVLTEFEVLTGLSTQLVWGYPYVSAVHREVPSLASVYTSAKYKTSFLHSYHGWFYDRSRVVPLLGFNEFQYDKHFFREFQDEVIEDERYIIDEYFIKKLNREIKKKSPFFIFASNYATHGPYNKTAIRKHYKIGNTTLSSLHKEHLQANLNLLHNFDNNLEKLLEDLKTLKEPVLLVVFGDHVPNENYLGFSLRDYSDKDIDNFTCPYFAWSNVEIAKFPEKLSSNYLGLYLLKNSFPKDLPVFYRILEKVETTLPVFSFYKSTTEGKLYKNLPENYEKVIELYKLIQYDLLYGEKLSFP from the coding sequence GTGAAAACAAAACTAATACAAATATTCCTTGTAATTACTATTTTTTTATTCCAGGGCTTTTCTATTTATTTCACGGAAACCTTTGTTATTAAACCCATTGTAGGAGAACACTTTTTACCGGTTACGAATATTCCATTTCCCTATCTTTTCAATACATTTCTTTTATTTTTCTTTTATAGTATTCTATTTTTTCTTTCCCAAAAAGTTTTCTTTTCCTTCCTTCTTTCTCTGAATCTGTTTATTCTATTAGCTTTGATTCATGCTTTTAAGTTAAAGTACTTAGGTTCTGTTTTATTTTTGACTGATTTCTATGCAGCGGGCTTAAAAACGGTATTTGCTGTCTTTCCGGGCCTTGGCTGGAAATTCTTTCTTCTCCTGTTTCTTACCGTTTTCTCAATTAGTATATTCCTATATCTGTATATTCTACTTTATCAAAAGGAGAAGAACTCTATTCTCTCATGGGCATACAGAATCAATTTATTTTTAGTTCCCTTTTCTCTTATCCTATTTTATCTGAATCCCGAAGCTTCTTTTGAGAATTTTTACAGGGACGTATTCCGTTTAAAACCCAATTATATGAACACACAGATACATTATCAGACACAGGGGCTTTTACTCAGTCTATTAGATAATTATAAAGTTCTTTACCGACAAACCAAACCGGAAACATACCCTCAGGCTTTAGAATCAGAGCTAGATTCTTATAAAAGCAAACCGGGAAAAAAAGTTTCTCTTAATGTAATCCTCATATTAGCCGAGACTTTCTGGGATCCCTTACAGTATCCTTCCTTACAAATCAGTCCTGATCCGATTCCTTTCTTTCGCTCTTTAGCTCAGAAAAACGGGGGAAAGATTATCGTGCCGGGTTTTGGAGGTGGCACGGTCTTAACCGAGTTTGAAGTTTTAACAGGTTTATCTACCCAACTTGTCTGGGGTTATCCCTATGTAAGTGCTGTACATAGAGAAGTACCTTCCCTGGCAAGTGTTTATACATCAGCAAAATATAAAACTTCCTTCCTGCATTCTTATCATGGTTGGTTTTATGATAGGAGCAGGGTAGTTCCCCTTTTAGGTTTTAATGAATTTCAATACGATAAGCACTTTTTCCGGGAATTTCAAGATGAAGTGATAGAAGATGAAAGATACATTATCGACGAATATTTTATAAAAAAGTTAAATAGGGAAATAAAGAAAAAATCTCCCTTTTTTATCTTTGCTTCAAACTATGCTACGCACGGACCTTACAACAAAACAGCCATACGTAAACATTATAAAATAGGGAATACTACATTAAGTTCTTTGCATAAAGAGCATTTACAGGCTAATTTAAACTTACTACATAATTTCGATAATAATTTAGAAAAGCTGCTGGAAGATTTAAAGACTTTAAAAGAACCTGTTCTTTTAGTTGTATTCGGAGACCACGTTCCCAATGAAAACTATCTCGGCTTTTCCCTGAGAGATTATTCGGATAAAGATATAGATAATTTCACCTGTCCTTACTTCGCCTGGTCGAATGTAGAAATAGCGAAATTCCCGGAAAAACTTAGCTCTAATTATCTGGGTTTATACCTTTTAAAGAATTCTTTTCCGAAAGACTTACCCGTATTTTACAGAATATTAGAAAAAGTAGAAACTACCTTACCCGTATTTTCCTTTTACAAATCGACAACAGAAGGTAAACTTTATAAGAATTTGCCGGAAAACTATGAAAAAGTAATAGAGCTTTATAAGCTGATACAGTATGATCTTTTATACGGAGAGAAGCTAAGCTTTCCTTAA